The following are encoded together in the Terriglobia bacterium genome:
- a CDS encoding LOG family protein yields the protein MTVEKAYDNLEFLKSKDARTLRILSEYLEPHARFQRYRIKDTVVFFGSARVLSEERAGEALDEAKASDDDGAVERAEKALAFSRYYEDARTLARTVTDWSKSLPPPNRRFIVCSGGGPGIMEAANRGASEAAGISVGLGISLPDEPSHNPFITRELAFEFHYFFMRKFWFAYLAKALVVFPGGFGTLDEMFELLTLVQTRKVGKRMPIILYGSRYWNDVIRFDALVRWGTIAEEDLGLFRVADAPDEAFEVLKGELTRLYLEPENGS from the coding sequence ATGACCGTCGAGAAGGCGTACGACAACCTCGAGTTCCTGAAGAGCAAGGATGCCCGGACGCTCAGGATCCTGAGCGAGTACCTGGAGCCCCACGCCAGATTCCAGCGTTACCGGATCAAGGACACCGTGGTGTTCTTCGGGTCGGCGCGGGTGCTGTCCGAGGAGCGCGCCGGCGAGGCGCTCGACGAAGCGAAGGCGTCCGACGACGACGGGGCCGTCGAGCGGGCCGAGAAGGCCCTCGCGTTCTCCCGGTACTACGAGGACGCCCGGACGCTCGCGCGCACCGTGACCGACTGGTCCAAGAGCCTGCCCCCGCCGAATCGCAGGTTCATCGTCTGCTCGGGCGGCGGCCCGGGGATCATGGAAGCGGCCAATCGCGGCGCCTCCGAGGCCGCGGGGATCTCGGTCGGCCTTGGGATCAGCCTTCCTGACGAGCCGAGCCACAACCCGTTCATCACTCGCGAGCTGGCGTTCGAGTTCCACTACTTCTTCATGCGGAAGTTCTGGTTCGCCTACCTGGCCAAGGCGCTCGTGGTGTTCCCGGGCGGGTTCGGGACCCTGGACGAGATGTTCGAGCTGCTCACCCTCGTCCAGACCCGGAAGGTCGGCAAGCGAATGCCGATCATCCTGTACGGCAGCCGGTACTGGAACGACGTGATCCGCTTCGACGCGCTGGTTCGATGGGGGACCATCGCCGAGGAGGACCTCGGCCTCTTCCGCGTGGCCGACGCCCCCGACGAGGCGTTCGAGGTCCTGAAGGGCGAGCTGACGCGTCTTTACCTCGAGCCCGAGAACGGATCCTGA
- a CDS encoding chloride channel protein, producing MIRVGDLGGWLQTIRHRFRTNERAYALALVLSAGVLGALGAVLVRFGGLALQYLAFASKAHPLDVARGLRFPMVVIAPAAGGLAAGLLARYFVKGGSSGEGTSEIMEAVSLRGAGQLHLGRTLRKSLASVLLNATGGSVGREGPIVQIGAAAASRLGRILRIPTERRRILIGCGVASGMAAAYNAPIGAALFVMEVIHGNFALDVFGPVVLASITATLLSRGVIGATALYQVAPGHAPGLLSLPLFAVLGALIPLVALLLRSSVEAAERIFRRVPVPVWARTGLGGLAVGLLAWWIPEVWGNGYDAVSEVLMGNLLPKILLPLLLAKIVATAASIGSGGSGGVFTPTLLVGAAGGALFAAGAHAALPGLQAEAVYFTLGGMAAAIASTTFAPITALIMVFEMCQDYGAVMPLAVAVVTATALSRTLRRDSIYTEALRRRGVDFDLAFEQMALASLRAEDFIRLHPLTVRADAPMGEVVERFTESRATAIYVLDAEDRLKGAIDLRDAFQVAGEPHLKDSLVALDLVRDVPRVTKRTPLDEVMRRFSQLELAQLPVVDQNAPDRLVGSVARRDVVQALDREVLRRRLVLAQYLGGNVPGEEAGARRAADLRIEERPAPALLVGRSLLESDPYHALGLYVLAVKRPEGSGVREISPAPPDLVVREGDALVLLGPAGAFEALEQRP from the coding sequence ATGATCCGAGTCGGGGATCTCGGCGGCTGGCTGCAGACGATCCGCCACCGGTTCCGCACCAACGAGCGGGCGTACGCCCTGGCTTTGGTCCTGTCCGCGGGAGTCCTCGGGGCGCTCGGCGCCGTCCTGGTCCGGTTCGGCGGCCTGGCGCTCCAGTACCTGGCGTTCGCGAGCAAGGCCCACCCGCTCGACGTCGCCCGCGGTTTGCGGTTCCCGATGGTCGTGATCGCCCCCGCGGCGGGAGGGCTCGCAGCGGGATTGCTCGCCCGCTACTTCGTGAAGGGTGGGAGCAGCGGCGAGGGAACGTCGGAGATCATGGAGGCGGTTTCGCTCAGGGGAGCCGGCCAGCTCCACCTCGGGCGGACGCTCAGGAAGTCTCTCGCGTCGGTCCTCCTCAATGCCACCGGCGGGTCGGTGGGGCGCGAGGGCCCGATCGTGCAGATCGGCGCGGCGGCCGCGTCGCGCCTGGGCCGTATCCTCCGCATCCCGACGGAGCGGCGGCGAATCCTGATCGGTTGCGGGGTCGCCTCGGGGATGGCCGCCGCCTACAACGCGCCGATCGGCGCGGCCCTGTTCGTGATGGAGGTGATCCACGGCAACTTCGCCCTCGACGTGTTCGGCCCCGTGGTCCTCGCCTCCATCACCGCGACGCTCCTCTCCCGAGGCGTGATCGGAGCCACCGCGCTTTACCAGGTCGCGCCGGGCCACGCGCCGGGTCTCCTGTCGCTCCCGCTGTTCGCGGTGCTGGGCGCGCTGATCCCGCTGGTGGCCCTGCTCCTGAGGTCGAGCGTGGAGGCGGCGGAGCGGATCTTCCGGCGCGTGCCGGTCCCGGTCTGGGCGCGCACGGGCCTCGGCGGCCTCGCGGTCGGCCTCCTCGCCTGGTGGATCCCGGAGGTGTGGGGCAACGGCTACGACGCGGTGAGCGAGGTCCTGATGGGGAACCTGCTCCCGAAGATCCTCCTGCCGCTCCTGCTCGCGAAGATCGTCGCGACCGCGGCCTCCATCGGCTCGGGGGGCTCGGGCGGCGTGTTCACGCCGACGCTCCTCGTGGGCGCCGCGGGGGGGGCGCTGTTCGCCGCCGGGGCCCACGCCGCGCTCCCGGGCCTCCAGGCCGAGGCGGTTTACTTCACCCTGGGTGGGATGGCCGCGGCCATCGCCTCCACGACGTTCGCTCCCATCACGGCGCTGATCATGGTCTTCGAGATGTGCCAGGACTACGGCGCCGTCATGCCGCTCGCGGTGGCGGTGGTGACCGCCACGGCTCTCTCGCGGACGCTGCGTCGCGACTCGATCTACACCGAGGCGCTGAGGAGGCGCGGGGTCGACTTCGACCTGGCCTTCGAGCAGATGGCGCTGGCCTCGCTCCGGGCCGAGGACTTCATCCGGCTCCATCCCCTGACGGTCCGCGCCGACGCGCCGATGGGCGAGGTCGTGGAGCGGTTCACCGAGAGCCGCGCGACCGCGATCTACGTCCTCGACGCCGAGGACCGGCTCAAGGGGGCCATCGATCTCCGGGACGCGTTCCAGGTGGCGGGGGAGCCGCACCTCAAGGACAGCCTGGTGGCGCTGGACCTCGTCCGGGACGTCCCGAGGGTGACGAAGAGAACGCCTCTCGACGAGGTGATGCGCCGGTTCTCCCAGCTCGAGCTGGCGCAGCTCCCGGTCGTCGACCAGAACGCGCCCGACCGGCTGGTCGGAAGCGTCGCCCGCCGGGACGTGGTGCAGGCTCTCGACCGCGAGGTGCTGCGCAGGAGGCTGGTGCTCGCGCAGTACCTCGGCGGCAACGTCCCCGGAGAGGAGGCGGGAGCGCGCCGCGCGGCCGACCTGAGGATCGAGGAGCGGCCGGCACCCGCGCTCCTCGTCGGACGATCGCTCCTGGAGTCCGACCCGTATCACGCGCTGGGGCTCTACGTCCTCGCGGTGAAACGCCCCGAAGGCAGCGGCGTCCGCGAGATCTCCCCCGCCCCGCCCGACCTCGTGGTGCGGGAGGGGGACGCCCTGGTCCTCCTGGGCCCGGCCGGTGCCTTCGAAGCGCTCGAGCAGCGTCCGTGA